One segment of Pseudobythopirellula maris DNA contains the following:
- a CDS encoding DUF1559 domain-containing protein: MSRNHISRLREEGEPNGRRQRARRGFTLVELLVVIAIIGILVALLLPAVQSAREAARRTQCMSNLKQISLALQNFHSAKQHFPPGSHAENEAERTAVHQWTIYLMPYLEEFAIADRYDWSAGDRSSGFAAINGPLFRTTIQSFLCPSDQIGYVKDWGWSHSNYVGCFSADGSWVEPEGWTADNNINHAFYNPSVDSGRRAIFNLNRTRAMKHVVDGTSHTFAFSEVIHGADGQLDFRGTWCVDHGVAYTHRLGPNSTLDDKDAYACPYPPRPGVPCSKSPSFGTAYWAARSLHVGGVNGARVDGSVQFVPDSVDSEVWIALGSINGGEADANL, translated from the coding sequence GTGTCAAGGAATCACATCTCCCGGCTGAGGGAAGAGGGCGAGCCTAACGGGCGTCGCCAGCGTGCTCGGCGAGGATTCACCCTGGTCGAATTGCTGGTGGTGATCGCGATCATCGGCATCTTGGTCGCGTTGCTTCTGCCCGCGGTGCAGTCGGCTCGCGAGGCGGCTCGTCGCACGCAGTGCATGAGCAACCTCAAGCAGATCAGCCTGGCTTTGCAGAACTTCCATTCCGCCAAGCAGCACTTCCCCCCGGGGTCGCACGCCGAGAACGAAGCCGAGCGGACCGCGGTGCACCAGTGGACGATCTACCTGATGCCGTACCTCGAGGAGTTCGCGATCGCCGACCGCTACGACTGGAGCGCCGGAGACCGCAGCTCCGGGTTCGCCGCGATCAACGGTCCGTTATTCCGCACGACAATCCAGTCGTTCCTATGCCCCAGCGATCAGATCGGCTACGTCAAAGACTGGGGCTGGTCGCACTCAAACTACGTAGGCTGCTTCAGCGCCGACGGGTCGTGGGTCGAGCCCGAAGGATGGACGGCCGACAACAACATCAACCACGCTTTCTACAACCCCTCGGTCGATTCGGGCCGGCGGGCCATCTTCAACCTCAACCGGACCCGTGCGATGAAGCACGTGGTCGACGGCACTTCGCACACGTTCGCCTTCTCTGAGGTGATTCACGGGGCCGACGGGCAACTCGATTTCCGCGGCACGTGGTGCGTCGATCACGGCGTGGCCTACACGCACCGTCTGGGGCCCAACTCGACCCTGGATGATAAAGACGCCTACGCCTGCCCCTACCCGCCTCGGCCCGGTGTTCCGTGCTCCAAGTCACCGAGCTTCGGCACCGCCTACTGGGCCGCCCGCAGTTTGCACGTCGGCGGCGTGAACGGGGCTCGCGTCGACGGCTCGGTGCAGTTCGTTCCTGACAGCGTCGACTCGGAAGTTTGGATCGCGTTGGGGAGCATCAACGGCGGAGAGGCGGACGCCAACCTATGA
- a CDS encoding beta-L-arabinofuranosidase domain-containing protein, with product MKRNRTSSSTAGPDAARGRQIVGFLRSTRFTLLAALSVCGSLSVSGNATASDWAAEPAMLPCPTARMELSGTVNDYTQAVVENWLLRAPRDNPAMLEMFADRDERPHRELLPWSGEFAGKYLTCLVQVLRLSGDPRLEELGEDFVGKLVALQADDGYLGPFPKESRLTGKKPNGKRTWDAWGHYHVMLGLLLWHDQTGDDAALECASRIGDLFCDKFLGTDKQVSSMGSAEMNQAVVHSLALLYNRTGEQKYLDLANDIVLDFAAPNAGNYLQAGLEGLEFFEIPKPRWESLHSLMGLAELYWNTGKRDYRDVFEHYWWSIVELDRHNNGGFSSGEQAHGDPYHQGPIETCCTVAWMAMSVEMLKMTGDSRVADELELSTLNQAVGTYSPDGMWSTYNTPMDGRRVPSTVDIAFQIRPGSEELNCCSVNAARMFGMISDWAVMREDDGLVLNWYGPSEFEEQLGDAKVSLRQETDYPRDGAVKLHVDPDEPTEFTLKLRIPHWSKNTKVAVNGDPVEASPGSYLAIDRRWRAGDVVTLEIDESIRCWVGENECEGKAALYRGPLLMAYREPSAAKVNYGEAWNAYGHFRAASEASAKVECVFYGDSLEWRGFYMDDAGKARITIDGEAVEVVDQYGPKRNKPFVRKFNGLGAGKHVATIEVLAEHHAKSKGVWVNIQDLKTSADIPTLGPETIRQPSSIIAVADGFLECSLPGEGRAPVKLRDFATVGLGGATYSSWLPAEGIPATPFSRDNPSRTSVVSP from the coding sequence ATGAAACGCAATCGAACCAGTAGCTCGACCGCCGGGCCAGACGCCGCTCGCGGCCGCCAGATCGTAGGCTTCTTGCGAAGCACACGATTCACACTCCTTGCCGCGCTGAGCGTTTGTGGAAGCCTCAGCGTTAGTGGGAACGCCACGGCGAGCGACTGGGCGGCCGAGCCGGCCATGCTCCCCTGCCCGACCGCTCGTATGGAGCTCAGCGGGACGGTCAACGACTACACACAAGCGGTCGTCGAGAACTGGCTGCTGCGGGCGCCACGCGACAATCCGGCCATGCTCGAGATGTTCGCCGACCGCGATGAGCGGCCACACCGTGAGCTCTTGCCCTGGTCGGGTGAATTCGCCGGCAAGTACCTCACCTGCCTGGTGCAGGTGCTGCGGCTCTCGGGCGATCCGCGACTCGAAGAGCTCGGCGAGGATTTCGTCGGGAAACTCGTCGCGTTGCAAGCCGACGACGGCTATCTCGGTCCTTTCCCCAAGGAAAGCCGGCTGACAGGAAAGAAGCCGAACGGCAAACGCACCTGGGACGCCTGGGGGCACTACCACGTGATGCTGGGCCTGTTGCTGTGGCACGACCAGACCGGCGACGACGCCGCGTTGGAGTGCGCCAGCCGCATCGGTGACCTGTTCTGCGACAAGTTCCTTGGCACGGACAAGCAAGTCTCCTCGATGGGGAGCGCGGAGATGAACCAGGCTGTGGTTCACTCGCTAGCGTTACTCTACAACCGCACCGGCGAGCAGAAGTATCTCGACCTGGCCAACGACATTGTCCTCGATTTCGCCGCTCCGAACGCCGGCAACTACCTGCAGGCGGGGCTCGAGGGGCTGGAGTTCTTCGAGATCCCTAAGCCGCGTTGGGAGAGCTTGCACTCGCTCATGGGCTTGGCCGAGCTCTACTGGAACACCGGCAAGCGAGACTACCGCGACGTGTTCGAGCACTACTGGTGGAGCATCGTCGAGCTCGACCGCCACAACAACGGCGGGTTCTCCTCGGGAGAACAAGCGCACGGCGACCCCTACCACCAAGGCCCGATCGAGACCTGCTGCACCGTCGCCTGGATGGCGATGAGTGTCGAGATGCTCAAGATGACCGGCGACTCGCGGGTGGCCGATGAGCTGGAGCTGTCGACCCTCAACCAAGCGGTCGGCACGTACTCTCCCGACGGCATGTGGAGCACCTACAACACGCCGATGGACGGCCGCCGGGTGCCGAGCACGGTCGACATCGCCTTCCAGATCCGACCCGGCAGCGAAGAGCTCAACTGCTGCAGCGTCAACGCGGCGCGCATGTTCGGCATGATCTCAGACTGGGCCGTCATGCGGGAGGACGACGGCCTCGTGCTCAACTGGTACGGGCCGAGCGAGTTTGAGGAACAACTGGGCGACGCCAAGGTGAGCCTGCGTCAAGAGACCGACTACCCGCGCGACGGGGCGGTCAAGCTGCACGTCGACCCGGACGAGCCGACGGAATTCACGCTGAAGCTGCGCATCCCTCACTGGTCAAAGAACACCAAGGTCGCCGTGAACGGCGACCCCGTCGAGGCGTCCCCCGGTTCCTACTTGGCGATCGACCGCCGGTGGCGGGCGGGCGACGTGGTCACGCTCGAGATCGACGAATCGATCCGCTGCTGGGTTGGCGAGAACGAGTGCGAGGGCAAGGCCGCCTTGTACCGCGGCCCGTTGCTGATGGCTTACCGCGAGCCCTCCGCGGCCAAGGTCAACTACGGCGAAGCCTGGAACGCGTACGGCCACTTCCGTGCCGCGAGCGAAGCCTCGGCCAAGGTCGAGTGCGTGTTCTACGGCGACTCGCTCGAGTGGCGTGGCTTCTACATGGACGACGCCGGCAAGGCGCGCATCACGATCGACGGCGAGGCAGTCGAGGTGGTCGACCAGTACGGACCCAAGCGGAACAAGCCGTTCGTCCGCAAGTTCAACGGACTCGGAGCTGGCAAGCACGTCGCCACGATCGAGGTGCTGGCCGAGCATCACGCCAAGTCGAAGGGCGTGTGGGTGAACATTCAAGACCTGAAGACCTCGGCCGACATCCCCACGCTGGGCCCCGAAACCATTCGGCAACCGAGCAGCATCATAGCCGTCGCCGATGGCTTCCTGGAGTGCAGCCTTCCCGGCGAAGGCCGTGCCCCTGTCAAGTTGCGTGATTTCGCGACCGTCGGCTTAGGCGGCGCGACCTATTCCTCGTGGCTGCCCGCCGAGGGAATCCCCGCGACACCCTTCAGTCGCGACAACCCCTCACGCACCTCGGTGGTCTCGCCGTGA
- a CDS encoding purine-cytosine permease family protein, with protein sequence MEQAAEATTSDGDYQREPVPEGSRLGFKNFVGMYAGEHTAGTELMIGPLFVAAGVSATDMLLGLLVGNLLAVLSWVLFTAPIATRARLTLYYQLERICGRKLVVVYNFVNGVMFCLLAASMITVAATAVGVGFDISMPQLDDVYPNSLGWVVSVACIGALISIVAAYGYETVSRFANIAAPWLVLIFLAFGLIALRQFITATGKDIDSLADLWRMANTDIWKGGEPLEGKTKFTFWHVMFFAWFCNIAMHMGMSDLTVFRFARKSWYGFATASGMYLGHFLAWIAASLLYSLQLYETPGNTEVLPGPMAYKVLGAAGVICVVLAGWTTANPTIYRAGLAFQSIVPSASRFAVTLFAGALATVAGMFPAIAMQFLEFIALYGLVLMPVGAVIFVDFWLSKRLGFQDNYAERTGKGFNPAAAAAWVLTLTICIASVVWGGVQIYFVSLPGWLMAAVLYIVVSRLIQRRPLESPVAEARTL encoded by the coding sequence ATGGAACAAGCGGCCGAGGCCACCACGAGCGACGGCGATTACCAGAGGGAACCGGTTCCCGAAGGGTCTCGGCTTGGGTTCAAGAACTTTGTCGGCATGTACGCCGGTGAGCACACCGCCGGCACGGAGCTGATGATCGGGCCGCTGTTCGTAGCGGCCGGGGTTAGCGCGACCGACATGCTGCTCGGCTTGCTGGTTGGCAACTTGCTGGCGGTCCTCTCTTGGGTGCTGTTCACGGCGCCGATCGCCACCCGCGCCCGCCTGACGCTCTATTACCAGCTCGAACGCATCTGCGGCCGCAAGCTGGTGGTGGTCTACAACTTCGTCAACGGCGTGATGTTCTGCTTGCTGGCCGCCTCGATGATCACCGTGGCCGCCACGGCGGTCGGCGTCGGCTTCGACATCTCGATGCCGCAGCTGGACGACGTCTACCCGAACAGCCTCGGCTGGGTCGTGTCGGTCGCCTGCATCGGGGCGCTGATCTCGATCGTCGCCGCCTACGGTTACGAGACCGTTTCGCGGTTCGCGAACATCGCGGCGCCGTGGCTGGTGCTGATCTTCCTCGCCTTTGGGTTGATCGCCCTCAGGCAGTTCATCACCGCCACGGGCAAGGACATCGACTCCCTGGCCGACCTCTGGCGTATGGCGAACACCGACATTTGGAAGGGTGGCGAGCCGCTCGAAGGCAAGACCAAGTTCACCTTCTGGCACGTGATGTTCTTCGCCTGGTTCTGCAACATCGCCATGCACATGGGCATGTCGGACCTCACGGTTTTCCGCTTCGCACGCAAATCGTGGTACGGCTTCGCGACCGCCTCGGGCATGTACCTGGGACACTTCTTGGCTTGGATCGCGGCGTCGCTGCTTTACTCACTCCAGTTGTACGAAACGCCAGGCAACACCGAGGTGCTCCCCGGGCCGATGGCTTACAAGGTGCTCGGCGCCGCGGGGGTGATCTGTGTGGTGCTCGCCGGTTGGACGACGGCTAACCCAACGATCTACCGCGCCGGACTCGCGTTCCAATCGATCGTGCCGAGCGCATCGCGTTTCGCCGTCACCCTGTTTGCCGGCGCCTTGGCCACCGTGGCCGGCATGTTCCCGGCCATCGCCATGCAGTTCCTCGAGTTCATCGCCCTGTACGGGCTGGTGCTGATGCCGGTAGGGGCGGTGATCTTTGTCGACTTCTGGCTCAGCAAGAGGCTCGGCTTCCAAGACAATTACGCCGAACGCACGGGCAAGGGGTTCAACCCCGCCGCCGCGGCCGCGTGGGTTCTCACCCTAACCATCTGCATCGCCAGCGTTGTCTGGGGCGGGGTGCAAATTTACTTCGTCAGCTTGCCCGGATGGCTGATGGCGGCGGTGCTATACATCGTCGTCAGTCGTTTGATCCAGAGAAGACCCTTGGAGAGCCCCGTCGCGGAGGCCCGAACGCTATGA
- a CDS encoding NAD(P)-dependent alcohol dehydrogenase, whose amino-acid sequence MNVATMKTGALTQALVLERAGELSLRPIEIEESMGPNDVRIDIHTVGVCGSDVHYYQHGSIGPFVVNEPMILGHEASGTISELGSSVRGLRVGDRVCMEPGVPDAESRAARLGMYNLDPDVRFWATPPVHGCLRPSVVHPAAYTFKVPDNVSFAEAAMIEPLAVGLHAANKANVRAGDLAVVLGAGPIGMVTALSALAAGASRVVISDVQQTKLDLAATLGAITPVNVAEASLEQEIGRLTDGWGADVVFEASGNERAAAGVFDCLRPGGCVVYIGMPSGPIPYDVLAASVKEARVEHVFRYANVYPQAISLMANGKIDVKPLITDTYTFAESVEAFDFAAAMPAGSVKVQIALG is encoded by the coding sequence ATGAATGTAGCCACCATGAAAACCGGCGCGCTCACCCAGGCGCTCGTGCTCGAGAGGGCGGGCGAACTGAGCCTGCGACCGATCGAGATCGAAGAGTCCATGGGGCCCAACGACGTGCGAATCGACATCCACACCGTGGGGGTGTGCGGCTCGGACGTGCACTATTACCAACACGGCAGCATCGGCCCGTTCGTGGTCAACGAGCCGATGATCCTCGGGCACGAGGCGTCGGGCACGATCAGCGAGTTAGGCTCCAGCGTGCGGGGGCTTCGCGTTGGCGACCGAGTCTGCATGGAGCCCGGAGTGCCGGACGCCGAGAGCCGCGCCGCGCGGCTCGGCATGTACAACCTCGACCCCGACGTCAGGTTCTGGGCCACGCCGCCGGTGCACGGCTGTTTGCGTCCGTCGGTGGTCCACCCGGCCGCCTACACGTTCAAGGTCCCCGACAACGTGAGCTTCGCCGAGGCGGCGATGATCGAGCCGCTCGCCGTGGGGCTGCACGCCGCGAACAAGGCGAACGTGCGGGCCGGCGACCTAGCCGTCGTGCTCGGCGCGGGGCCGATCGGCATGGTGACCGCGCTGTCGGCGCTCGCCGCCGGCGCCAGCCGTGTGGTCATCTCCGACGTGCAACAGACGAAGCTCGACCTCGCCGCGACGCTCGGCGCCATCACCCCGGTGAACGTGGCCGAGGCGTCGCTCGAGCAAGAGATCGGCCGCCTCACCGATGGCTGGGGGGCCGACGTGGTCTTCGAGGCGAGCGGCAACGAACGCGCCGCCGCGGGCGTGTTCGACTGCCTGCGGCCGGGCGGCTGCGTGGTTTACATCGGCATGCCCTCGGGGCCCATCCCCTACGACGTGCTGGCGGCTTCGGTGAAGGAGGCTCGCGTGGAGCACGTGTTCCGCTACGCGAACGTTTACCCCCAGGCGATCTCGCTGATGGCCAACGGCAAGATCGATGTCAAACCACTGATCACCGACACCTACACGTTCGCCGAGAGCGTGGAGGCCTTCGACTTCGCCGCGGCGATGCCGGCGGGGAGCGTCAAGGTGCAGATCGCTTTGGGCTAA
- a CDS encoding SDR family oxidoreductase, which produces MSIDISGPLRFHSGVRVGTNAKSEGMRIDLTGKQAMVTGAGKGIGRTIATLLTECGAEVVALSRTREDLDSLSSEIGCRTLVTDLEDPEAAAEAARQAGDVDLLINNAGISIPQPFLNTSVESLDRTMSVNLRSVLVVSQIVARGMIERGVGGSIVNISSQASLVALADHASYCASKGALDQLTRVMALELGPHGIRVNSVNPTVTLTPMGEMAWAEPSKRDAMLAKIPLGRFAKPNEIAQAVAFLLSDHSGMINGVTLPIDGGYLIA; this is translated from the coding sequence ATGAGTATTGATATATCGGGGCCCCTGCGGTTCCACAGCGGCGTTCGAGTGGGGACCAATGCAAAAAGCGAAGGCATGCGGATCGACCTCACCGGCAAGCAGGCCATGGTAACCGGCGCCGGCAAAGGCATCGGCCGCACGATCGCCACTCTGCTGACCGAATGCGGGGCGGAGGTCGTCGCGTTGAGTCGCACCCGTGAGGACCTCGATTCGCTCTCCAGCGAGATCGGCTGCCGCACGCTCGTGACCGACCTTGAAGACCCCGAGGCCGCGGCCGAGGCGGCCCGGCAAGCGGGAGACGTCGACCTGCTGATCAACAACGCCGGCATATCGATCCCGCAGCCGTTCCTCAACACCTCGGTCGAGTCGCTCGACCGCACGATGTCGGTCAACCTGCGTTCGGTGCTGGTTGTCAGTCAGATCGTCGCCAGGGGCATGATCGAACGGGGCGTGGGAGGTTCGATCGTCAACATCTCGAGCCAGGCGTCGCTCGTGGCGCTAGCCGATCACGCCTCTTACTGCGCTTCGAAGGGCGCCCTCGATCAATTGACCCGCGTGATGGCCCTCGAACTCGGGCCACACGGCATCCGTGTCAATTCGGTCAACCCGACGGTCACGCTCACGCCGATGGGCGAGATGGCGTGGGCCGAGCCGAGCAAACGCGACGCGATGCTCGCCAAGATCCCCTTGGGTCGCTTCGCCAAGCCGAACGAGATCGCTCAGGCTGTCGCTTTCTTGCTCAGTGATCACAGCGGGATGATCAACGGAGTCACACTGCCGATCGACGGCGGCTACCTCATTGCTTGA
- a CDS encoding M23 family metallopeptidase, whose translation MKRDTMTDSNIAGRMLLQAAFLGLAVMAAGDANAQTKLVWPIEGTPFEEWSIGNYVDLDTRPVARRDYRGGRITYDGHDALDIGLPHFRAMEEGYDIYAAAAGTVTFAKDGEYDRYSFSNPAPPGESGNYVVIDHGDGLTTLYGHMRKDSVAVTAGQTVAAGEVIGQIGSSGQSTGPHLHFTVRVHGQAVETFLDPDAWWDDPLPYSGEVATVMDSGIASDWPTTEEVEYGVEHQGVFQAQSTGQLVVMWNYLFGIAEGSSVSLKIHRPNGSVFSDFAWIQQGLGGGYWNHGVVLPPNPELGLWRSELTVNGSVLTSNPFRIVIPEPSSGLLLAVAVGTLRIARRRRRG comes from the coding sequence ATGAAAAGAGACACCATGACCGATAGCAATATTGCTGGCCGCATGCTCCTTCAGGCCGCGTTCCTAGGCCTGGCCGTGATGGCGGCCGGCGACGCCAACGCCCAGACCAAGCTGGTTTGGCCGATCGAAGGTACGCCCTTCGAGGAGTGGTCGATCGGCAACTACGTCGACCTCGACACGCGTCCCGTCGCCCGCCGCGATTACCGGGGCGGAAGGATCACCTACGACGGCCACGACGCCCTCGACATCGGTCTGCCTCACTTCCGCGCCATGGAAGAGGGGTACGACATCTACGCCGCCGCCGCCGGCACGGTCACCTTCGCTAAAGATGGCGAGTACGACCGCTACAGCTTCTCCAACCCGGCGCCCCCGGGCGAATCGGGCAACTACGTCGTGATCGATCACGGCGACGGTCTGACCACGCTGTACGGTCACATGCGTAAGGATTCGGTCGCGGTCACCGCCGGTCAAACCGTGGCGGCGGGCGAGGTCATCGGCCAGATCGGCAGCTCCGGACAGTCGACCGGCCCGCACCTGCACTTCACGGTGCGGGTCCACGGGCAGGCGGTAGAGACCTTTCTCGACCCCGATGCGTGGTGGGACGACCCGCTGCCGTACTCGGGCGAAGTGGCGACCGTGATGGACTCAGGGATCGCCAGTGATTGGCCCACCACCGAAGAAGTCGAGTACGGGGTGGAGCATCAGGGGGTGTTCCAGGCCCAGTCGACCGGCCAGCTGGTCGTGATGTGGAACTACCTGTTCGGCATCGCCGAAGGCTCGTCGGTCAGCCTGAAGATCCACCGTCCGAACGGCAGCGTGTTCTCGGACTTCGCGTGGATCCAGCAAGGCTTGGGCGGCGGGTACTGGAACCACGGCGTCGTGCTGCCGCCGAACCCCGAGTTGGGGCTGTGGCGCTCGGAGCTCACCGTCAACGGTTCGGTCCTCACGAGCAACCCCTTCCGGATAGTCATCCCCGAGCCCTCGTCGGGCTTGTTGCTCGCGGTTGCGGTGGGGACGCTCCGCATCGCTCGCCGTCGGCGTCGCGGCTGA
- a CDS encoding sialidase family protein gives MRLPTNVASISRLTVLLFAAQCCGVCAAADLSEQSSAVLAPLEWETGVLEPGARAFLDVEFGFENVPEELAGREFLRTNLLGTRKVSVEAGAVYAITPSKGSGEFSQATELERLGFRRVDDIEEFEAFGGDWAGTPCSVYTKHVEADERIDIVSPEIVLKSYPSADDPQTIPYRQNKWCVIVARAPAASGTIGDLAPEPRSVFNPPLAQDYTIAAETPSLAYFVHDPGMIRLPNGELLSFSPCWKRPSRVGKAEGAYVIITKSVDGGKTWRRLPDLPYAEATPFVVKGKLYLFTQPKQHHDVHFVRSDDNGESWSDPVKVLDGPYWNCQTSYVEKDGFLYWVLDKRHQGTVAIAGDLSMDLLDPQAWRISNVLDPVMTPPEFRPHGVERYADAEQQSKFRDWNLEGNVMLVGDRMRIAARVNPNPGGTPAIATLFDLTDEDGELKLTYDQHYPWPGGQSKFAIVQDPVTKLFWMACNVSAGPMVKGHAPDRRYLMLYFGHDGMNWLPAGCVAFAPTPSQSFMYPSIQIDGDDLVVLSRSGRESGHFHDANLSTFHRVKRFRSLAWY, from the coding sequence ATGCGCCTCCCGACCAACGTAGCCTCGATCAGTCGCCTGACAGTCTTGTTGTTCGCCGCGCAGTGCTGCGGTGTTTGCGCGGCTGCGGATCTCTCCGAGCAGAGCAGCGCGGTGCTCGCCCCGCTTGAATGGGAAACCGGCGTGCTCGAGCCGGGCGCACGGGCGTTTCTGGATGTCGAGTTCGGCTTTGAGAACGTGCCGGAGGAACTCGCCGGGCGTGAGTTCCTGCGCACGAACCTGCTCGGGACACGCAAAGTGAGTGTCGAGGCGGGGGCCGTGTACGCCATCACGCCGAGCAAAGGTTCCGGCGAGTTCTCCCAGGCGACGGAACTCGAGCGGCTCGGCTTCCGCCGAGTGGACGATATCGAAGAGTTCGAGGCCTTCGGCGGCGATTGGGCCGGCACGCCTTGCAGCGTCTACACGAAGCACGTCGAGGCCGATGAGCGGATCGACATCGTCTCGCCCGAAATCGTGCTGAAGTCTTACCCCTCGGCCGACGACCCGCAGACCATCCCTTACCGCCAGAACAAGTGGTGCGTGATCGTCGCCCGGGCGCCGGCGGCCAGCGGGACGATCGGCGATCTTGCGCCCGAGCCGCGGTCGGTGTTCAACCCGCCGCTGGCGCAGGATTACACGATCGCCGCCGAGACGCCGAGCCTCGCGTACTTCGTTCACGACCCGGGCATGATCCGGTTGCCCAACGGAGAGTTACTCTCATTCAGCCCATGCTGGAAGCGTCCTTCGCGGGTCGGCAAGGCCGAGGGCGCCTACGTGATCATCACCAAGAGCGTCGACGGCGGGAAAACGTGGCGCCGGCTGCCCGACCTGCCCTACGCCGAGGCGACGCCGTTCGTGGTCAAGGGCAAGCTTTATTTGTTCACCCAACCGAAGCAGCACCACGACGTGCACTTCGTGCGCAGCGACGACAACGGCGAGTCGTGGTCCGACCCGGTGAAGGTGCTCGACGGGCCGTATTGGAACTGCCAAACCAGCTACGTCGAGAAGGACGGATTCCTCTATTGGGTGCTCGACAAACGCCACCAAGGCACGGTCGCGATCGCCGGCGATCTGTCGATGGACCTGCTCGACCCCCAGGCGTGGCGGATCTCCAACGTCCTCGATCCCGTCATGACGCCGCCCGAATTCCGCCCCCACGGGGTCGAGCGATACGCTGACGCGGAGCAGCAGAGCAAGTTTCGCGACTGGAATCTCGAGGGCAACGTGATGCTCGTGGGCGACCGGATGCGGATCGCCGCGCGGGTGAACCCCAACCCGGGGGGCACGCCGGCGATCGCCACGCTGTTCGATCTCACCGACGAGGACGGCGAGCTCAAGCTAACCTATGACCAACACTACCCGTGGCCCGGTGGGCAGAGCAAGTTCGCTATCGTGCAGGACCCGGTAACAAAGCTCTTCTGGATGGCGTGCAACGTCTCCGCGGGGCCGATGGTCAAGGGCCACGCCCCCGACCGCCGCTACCTGATGCTCTACTTCGGCCACGACGGCATGAACTGGCTGCCGGCCGGATGCGTAGCCTTCGCCCCCACGCCCAGCCAATCGTTCATGTACCCCTCGATTCAGATCGACGGCGACGACTTGGTCGTGCTGTCCCGCAGCGGACGCGAGTCGGGTCACTTCCACGACGCCAACCTTTCGACCTTCCACCGCGTCAAGCGGTTCCGTTCGCTGGCGTGGTATTAA
- a CDS encoding serine hydrolase domain-containing protein: MLAAFRLATFSLIGVIALAGGATGESLHATSEASEDAAANTPPTPEWAAPLEEFLAAQLAKHQIPGASVAVVRQGVVLYARGFGYADQELRQPVRPASRFRIASLSKPLTATAVLRLVEAGELNLESKLLDVLQGSAFLPAEGPGRDERLSEVTIRHLLQHRAGWDRGVSGDPMFDSIRIATALGKTPPATLKDTIHSTLSRPLDFAPGERYCYSNFGYCLLGRVIEHTSGMAYGDFVQQRVLAPAGVTDAQLGRTLPRFRAEREVKYYDPGYGPSVFAAERRVAKPYGAWNLEAMDAHGGWIATASDMARYGSAYYGKPDESLLSASSLTATTERPGGAAGYTPQGEPTPNFYGLGWRVIPGGDGEGLRMNHLGSLSGASSLLVCQSDGVSYALLCNSRKSEFTWHFCDAILPELMELMQRTTVPSQAGAASEPTEP, from the coding sequence ATGCTCGCTGCATTCCGACTGGCAACGTTCTCCTTGATCGGCGTTATCGCTTTGGCTGGCGGCGCCACGGGCGAAAGCCTTCACGCGACGAGCGAAGCGTCCGAAGACGCTGCCGCCAACACACCGCCAACGCCCGAGTGGGCGGCCCCGCTGGAGGAATTCCTCGCCGCTCAGCTCGCAAAGCATCAGATCCCCGGCGCCTCGGTTGCTGTCGTACGCCAGGGGGTGGTGCTCTACGCCCGCGGATTTGGCTACGCCGATCAAGAGCTCCGCCAGCCGGTTCGTCCTGCTAGCCGCTTCCGGATCGCCAGCCTGTCGAAACCGCTGACCGCCACCGCCGTACTTCGTTTGGTAGAAGCGGGCGAGTTGAACCTCGAATCGAAGCTGCTCGACGTCTTGCAAGGCTCGGCGTTTCTTCCCGCGGAGGGACCGGGTCGCGATGAACGCCTTAGCGAGGTCACCATTCGGCATCTGTTGCAGCATCGGGCGGGTTGGGATCGCGGCGTTTCGGGCGACCCGATGTTCGACTCGATCCGCATCGCCACGGCGCTGGGAAAGACGCCGCCCGCGACCTTGAAAGACACGATCCACAGCACGCTCAGCCGGCCTCTCGACTTCGCCCCGGGCGAGCGGTACTGCTACTCGAATTTCGGCTATTGCCTGCTCGGCCGGGTGATCGAGCACACAAGCGGCATGGCGTACGGCGACTTCGTCCAGCAGCGGGTGCTCGCCCCGGCGGGGGTGACCGACGCGCAACTCGGCCGCACGCTGCCTCGGTTTCGCGCCGAGCGTGAGGTGAAGTATTACGACCCCGGCTATGGCCCGTCGGTCTTTGCAGCCGAACGCCGCGTTGCAAAGCCCTATGGCGCCTGGAACCTGGAGGCGATGGACGCCCACGGCGGCTGGATCGCCACGGCGAGCGACATGGCGCGTTACGGCTCGGCCTACTACGGCAAGCCGGACGAATCGCTTCTGTCCGCCTCTTCGCTCACGGCGACCACCGAGCGGCCGGGCGGCGCGGCCGGCTACACCCCACAGGGAGAGCCGACGCCCAACTTCTACGGGCTGGGCTGGCGAGTCATCCCCGGCGGGGACGGCGAAGGCCTGCGGATGAACCACCTCGGGTCGTTGTCCGGCGCCAGCTCGCTGCTGGTGTGCCAGAGCGACGGCGTGAGCTACGCGTTGCTCTGCAATTCGAGGAAGTCCGAGTTCACTTGGCATTTTTGCGACGCGATCTTGCCGGAATTAATGGAGCTGATGCAGCGCACCACGGTTCCCTCGCAAGCCGGAGCGGCGAGCGAACCGACAGAGCCGTGA